In Bacteroidales bacterium, the DNA window ATTTTCCTTTTATGTTTCATCATACTCTTGTAAACGATATTGAGGTCACAAATAACCATAAAATATTAAAATTTTTTCCTTTGTTTTAATTCTTTTTCTTGTTTCCGAATAATCTTTAATAAATCACTATTACTGTACTTTGAATAATCAGCCATTCTTATACTACTTTTTTAATCATATTTTCTTTCAATTATCCCATAAAATAGCGTTTTAGTGTAAATAAATTATAAAATAATTTAATTCCTTTTCTTAATCTTTTCTTGTTAGCGTTCTAGCATAAATCATTTATCATATTCCTTGTTTTCATTAACTTTTGCATTTTCAATAACTTTAAGTAAATCACTAGCAACTACAATTCTGTCAAATGCTGATGAGAAATCCAGTTCTACGTCTCTGTGTGAACATGGATTCTTATAAAATCCAAATGCACCGGCTATGTAATTGCAAAATGCTTCACGTTCTGCTTTAGGCAATTTTAAATCTGTTAAAGGGCCATTTTCAGAATGAAAGGCTTTTCGGATTAGCTTTATTCCATACTCATCTGCAGTAGCACCGATTTTTCCCCGAATACTCGTTTCTATTGTTTTAAAGGCAAGCAAAACTGCACTCTCAAATTGGCCAGATTTAAGAAGAGAAAAACATTTCTTGACAATCAAAGGATGAACATATGTCTCTGGCATCAAAGTATATTGTTCGACAACTCTTTTGAATTCTCGCTCAGGAAATCTAAAGCCGTTCTTTGTAGGGAAAAAAGCTTCCTCGCCTTCATCATCATAACCACGTTGGAATTGCCTAATATCAATATGGGTATTAGGGCTAGCTTTATACTTGATTCTCGTAAACCTAACCGGCTGGTAACCTCCAGGATTAGCCTCTCCAATTACTTCTTGATATTCGATTTTAGCTTCGATTTCGCTCTTCTTGCTCATTAATTCCTCCTTTTTACCTAATTATAAAGATAACTTTTATTCATCTAAGTTTTTCCCTACTTCCCCATTAAAGTTGATTACTTTTATAAATAATTTTAGCTTCCATTTTTTATGCTCTAATAAACCTTGTGTTGAGCTTGTATGATAAAAAATATTTCAAACTTATACTTCCCCAAATAATACCTTAAAATGTCCTTGTATATACATTATCTCCATTATAATTTTTTTATATTTATTGTCAATCATTGTTTTGTGATAATGGTAGATGGGTCCGCCTACACTAAAGTCCCGGCGTAAATGTATGAACAGTTAAAGAGAGATGCTGAAACAGGCTCAGTATACACTAGCCCATGTCACCCTGAATCATGTGCTGAATTTATTTCAGTATCGTTTCAAGGTCTCACTTTTTACTACTGTCACCCTGAACTCGTTTCAGGGTCTCCGGTTCCCCGGATGAAATCTGTAGCCTCAAATATACATGAGAGGATAAAAATATGTAGGGATAGCAAAATAATGGCCAAACCCATCTGCCGCTATGGAGCACCAGCGGAATAGCAGTAGGGTGAAGCGACTAGTTAGGCGAGAATCGCTGTACAACTTGTTATAAAGGGGAGAACATATTGTCCTCCCCCGATATTACAACTTACATTGCGTGTTTATAAAGCTGGATAATTCCCTCTTTTGTTGCTTTTCTCGGATTTGTTAAACCGCATGCATCCTTGAGAGCATTCTCGGCCAAAATAGGCAAATCTTTTTCCTTGCCCCCTAATTCTTTTAAATCGGATGGAATACTGATATCTCTGGATAATCTCTGAATGGTTTCCAGCGCTTTGTCAGCGGCTTCCATCGTCGATAGGCCTTCCACATTCTCTCCAATGGCTTTAGCAATATCCACAAAACGTTCCGGGCAGGCAATCAAATTAAACCGTTCCACATGCGGCAGCAGTATTGCATTGCAAACACCGTGGGGCAGGTTATAAAAACCGCTTAACTGGTGAGCTATGGCATGCACATGTCCCAACGCCATTCCGGCCATAAATTAGGCATACGCCATATTCTCCCGCTCTTTCATATCTTCACCATTGGCCACTGCCGGACACAAGTACTGGCTGATCAGTTCGATAATTTTCTTTTTTTCCTGTTCTGTAAGTTTCACATTCATTCCTATATTCTCTGCCAAAGGATATTTGCGTCTTTTCTATTCCATGTATAAAGACCTAAATAAGCGGACGGCGCCGATGAAGTTGACGCGTTAGCGCCGCCACGCTTTTCACCGTCCGCTTAATTTTTTGGTTAACGGACATTTTTGTTTTCAATAGCCGCTGAAACTTTAGGCAATATAGATGTAAAAAAATTGCCAACGAGCCTCTCTAGTTCAATAACTTGTGTTAAAAATTCTTTCTTTTTTGTTGCCACATAACTATCTGCTTGAATTTTAAATATATTTCTCAAATGTTCAATTTCTGGTGTATTTAACTGAAGCAAATAATAGAAGCTTTGCATATCGTTCAATTGACTGTCGTTAAAACAATTAGCATGTGCTATTTCATTACGTGGCTTTCTAAATTCTGATGTGAAATTATTTAATTCATTCAGGCACTTACCTACTTTAGTACCTTTTATTTTGTTGTTTTTGATTATTGTATTTATTCGGCATTCTTTGTCTGGCAGACCTATATCGTATATTCTGTTTGTCAGACGTAGGCACCTGTCAAAAATTGACGTTATCCTGAACAAAATATTTTCAATTGAAAAAATAATATAGTCGTACCTATTCATTAATTTGTGGCCAATGTTTGCTCTGAATCCTGCGATCAATTCAACGGAATAATATAGTTGATCCATGCACTCCGTAATACTGCTTAATCCGAAACCAATCTCAAAAGCAGTTCGTTCCTTACGTGAAGGTTTAACGTGTTTCAAGTTTTCGGGGCCACATTTTTGAATATACGAAATCAAATATGGCTGAATGTATTTTATGACTGAGTGGTCTTTTAAAATTGTGACTTTCATCATATGTACTCAACTTAATTGCTATACCTATAGCAACTAACATAATATTAGGTGTACTAATAAAAACAACAAAGGTTGCTCTTCATGACTACCTAATCTATGTTGCTTGTTAAATGTTATTTGTTTACTCGCATTGAATATAATCATCTTTTCTCCTTTTTATCTCCTTCCACAATCCAAAATCTTACCTATAACGGTTTGGGTATGGTGTCATAGCTGGATATGAAGCTATCCACTATACCCTTGTCAGCTGCTGGCTTTTTTCAATCTTTCAATTTCTTTCCGTATTTCTTCAATAACTTCCTCATTGGCTATTCTTTTCTTCCCGTTGTCTTTAATTGAAAAAACATAAAATACTTTTCCACCAAATTTTTTATAGAATTTTTCGTGGGTATGTTTTTGAATTTCACGCTCTTTAAATATTTGGCTTAATTGAATCCCGTCACTAACAGGTTTTATTTGCAATCCTATATATTTCCCATTGACTAAAATGTAAAAATCGACATTGAAAAGTCTATCCCATTCGTCTGATGCCGGTTCTATTTTAATATCCGGAAAATCTTTTTGAAGTATAGCTTGAAGTTGCCCGTAAATTGTTTTTATCTCCGTCATATAACCATCAAATGTTCGATTTATTACTAATTGGAACATGTAGTTAATACAGTCTTCTTCTGTAATTTCTTCAACTTCCGCTTGAATAACTTCTGTTATTTTTACATAGAGTTTTCTTCCCAATTCTTCAATATGTTCTTTTGAACGAACATTCTTAAAATAATAATTCTTCCATTCTTCAAGTGTCTTTGGAGCACATTTTCTAATTGATTCGGATGTAGGTCCCACATTTCTTTTAAAGTTTAGTTGGAATCTATTCATTGCACTATTCAATATCCATTCTTTTGCCATTTTTCATCCCTGGTTTTTGTAATTAATAAATCGTTCTTTATTTTTAAATTGATAGGAAGTATCCACTTCTACCAATCCTTTTTTTATTAAATGTGCATTTAAAAAAGTTTTATTTTTTAAATAGACATAAGCCATTAAATGATTTTCTTTATCGTGTTTAATATTATCAAACTTTAAGAAAACTTTTTGTCCCTTGGTTTTTAATCTTAAAAATTCGGTTGCTTTCCCGTTTACTTCTTTTTTTTCTTTTACTCCGATTAAACGAACAATCAAATCATTGTTAAGCTTCAAAAGTTCAGGGCTGATAATTTCTTTTACCGAATAATATTCTTCTCTTTTTGTAGATCCGTTCATATCAATTTTTGAGCCAAATTGTAGTTTTTTCGGATCTATTTTCTTATCAAATTTGTGAAAGTCTTTAAAAATATAAGGTAGTTTCTTGATTTCTTCGTTAAAGTTAATTCTAGGTTTTTCTTCGATAATTTGATATTCATTGAAAGAATCGTTATCAATGTTCAACTTTTGTTTGATAAAAGGTAAAAACTCTCTATTAATTTCATAACCAATAGAGTTCCTTCCAAGTTTTTTTGCTGCGAGAGATGTTGTTCCGCTTCCAAGAAAAGGGTCAAGTACTGTATCCCCTACAAAAGCAAACATTTTAATTAATCTCTTTGGCAACTCTTCCGGAAATACTGCAATATGTCCGTCTTGCTTTGCTCCTCCAAAATTCCAATGACCTGCGAAATAGGTTTTCCATTCTTCTTTTGTCATTTTTGACAATTCTTTAATTTCTTTACTCGGGCGTTTGGGAGTTCCAAGTTTTTTGAAAATTAAAATAAATTCATAATCTATTGATAAAATTCCATTTCTCGGTGTAGGATAACTCCCCATTAATGATGCTCCACCGGTTGTATTTGAGGTGGTTTTTTTCTGCCAGATAATAGCTCCCATATAATCGAATCCTATGCTTTCA includes these proteins:
- a CDS encoding TIGR02391 family protein; its protein translation is MSKKSEIEAKIEYQEVIGEANPGGYQPVRFTRIKYKASPNTHIDIRQFQRGYDDEGEEAFFPTKNGFRFPEREFKRVVEQYTLMPETYVHPLIVKKCFSLLKSGQFESAVLLAFKTIETSIRGKIGATADEYGIKLIRKAFHSENGPLTDLKLPKAEREAFCNYIAGAFGFYKNPCSHRDVELDFSSAFDRIVVASDLLKVIENAKVNENKEYDK
- a CDS encoding iron-containing alcohol dehydrogenase, producing MAGMALGHVHAIAHQLSGFYNLPHGVCNAILLPHVERFNLIACPERFVDIAKAIGENVEGLSTMEAADKALETIQRLSRDISIPSDLKELGGKEKDLPILAENALKDACGLTNPRKATKEGIIQLYKHAM
- a CDS encoding MjaI family restriction endonuclease, which translates into the protein MAKEWILNSAMNRFQLNFKRNVGPTSESIRKCAPKTLEEWKNYYFKNVRSKEHIEELGRKLYVKITEVIQAEVEEITEEDCINYMFQLVINRTFDGYMTEIKTIYGQLQAILQKDFPDIKIEPASDEWDRLFNVDFYILVNGKYIGLQIKPVSDGIQLSQIFKEREIQKHTHEKFYKKFGGKVFYVFSIKDNGKKRIANEEVIEEIRKEIERLKKASS
- a CDS encoding thermonuclease family protein gives rise to the protein MNRKTKHKIVIGDSRQMESIPDKSVQLIVTSPPYWQLKDYGVDNQIGYNDSYEEYINNLNLVWKESYRVLDNGCRLCVNIGDQFARSVYYGRYKVIPIRTEIIKFCESIGFDYMGAIIWQKKTTSNTTGGASLMGSYPTPRNGILSIDYEFILIFKKLGTPKRPSKEIKELSKMTKEEWKTYFAGHWNFGGAKQDGHIAVFPEELPKRLIKMFAFVGDTVLDPFLGSGTTSLAAKKLGRNSIGYEINREFLPFIKQKLNIDNDSFNEYQIIEEKPRINFNEEIKKLPYIFKDFHKFDKKIDPKKLQFGSKIDMNGSTKREEYYSVKEIISPELLKLNNDLIVRLIGVKEKKEVNGKATEFLRLKTKGQKVFLKFDNIKHDKENHLMAYVYLKNKTFLNAHLIKKGLVEVDTSYQFKNKERFINYKNQG